Below is a genomic region from Homo sapiens chromosome X, GRCh38.p14 Primary Assembly.
TTTAGCAGAATTACTAATGTTTAACCTTGGTGAAAATTGCCTTTGGACAGTCATTTTAAACTGTGAAGTATAAGAGACTTCACGTTACCTTTTTAGGCAAATTTTGAAAATAACGTAGTAGgatccctttatttatttaacttatactaaagaaatttcaaaggattttactgtttttaaagaaaaaataatatttttaatgtccaTAAGCTGATTGTGGTTATATTAATGTATAGATCAAATGAAACTGGCTTTTGTTAGATGTCACTGGTAAATAAGATGGTGTGTACAATGATTTATATCACCATGTGTGTTTTTATACAACTCTAGAGTTAGAGAGATATTCATGtagaaattaattattttagcAAATGCAAATATATTCCCAAATAGGAATATCTGGTAGGCCTCAAACTGTAGATGGGAAATGTAAAAAATTGTACCCTATACTCTGTTTCCTGGTGGGCTGGCATACCCCAAATTCATTTGGTCAGAATGAGACAAACTAAGAAGTCCCACATTATTATGAAAAAAGAACTGTCAAAGTGTCTtggaaaaattacaaattacCACTTTCAAGGAATTTCTACAACTTAATTTAGTAGATATATGCAACCAATAGTCTGGGTGGGGTTTGTTAGATTGCATGATCTGGCTTATAATTTGATATAAAGATGCTAAAAATTCAGTGATGTACAGTAAAACTTTGTGTCTGGTAAGGCTGTTAGATCAGTAGAGACTTATTAAAATACTGGAATAAATTATGTCTGTTGTACTCTCATAACACAACATGGAAATTGTGTGAAAGGAACAACATTGGGAGAGTTGCTGGGGCAGGGTTCCCAGTGGAGGTGACCATGCTAAGCAGTTCTGAAGGCACAGCGGTTCATTGGGGGGGTCACCAGCAAGGAGCAGCATATGCCAGGGTGGAGGCAAGAGGGTGTGGGGTGTGCTGAGTGAGTGGAATTGAATTTTAGTTCCGGGTGATGGTGCATTCAGAATGACTGAAGCAGAGACTGTGAGGGGAAGGTGGCTAGAGTGAGGCTGGCCAAGAGCAGGGGCCAGGTGTCTTGCCTTAGAAGTTGGACTTAGTCCTGGATCTCTGGGAAACAACCCGCTGAAGAATTCTGAGGAGACATTAGATAGATGGTTCCCCTATGTCAAAATAGTTGGTTTGCTTTTATGgttttcaatcttttctttttaagttgttGAAGCAAGATGCCAAAGAATTAAAGCAGCCAATTTAGCACATTGTTACCTATGTCAGGAAAGTAAGGGGCTTGGGACTGTTGCAGTTTCCTCTTTAACATTAATAGTCTGGATATTGAGCAATACATTTGAAATTGAAAAAGTCTCTCAAAAGGTATGCACCTTAACTGCCACACACTTGTGTTGGACAGTTTaaattgtattaatattaattatagtaGTAATTACTGTAgtattaatttgttttgttttttgagatggagtcttgctttgtcacctaggctggagtgcagtggtgcaatctcagctcacggcaacctacgcctcccaggttcaagggattctcctgcctcagcctagtacctgggactacaggcgcttgccaccacgtccagctaattttttttttttttttgtatttttagtagagacggggtttcaccatgttggccaggctggtctcgaactcctgacctcaagtgacctgcccgcctcagcctccccaagtgctgggattacaggtgtgagccatcgtgcctggcctgtagtAGTAATTTGAAAGAACCAGTAAGAGGTAGGGACTAAGGTATGTCCCATCATTTTTTAATAGTATTTCCCATTCACTTGATTTCTCACTATACAAGCCACTACAAGGTTTTTATCAGAACAGTGGAGCATGTGGCTAGAAGTGCAGAATTCCTACATGTTACAGTAAGTGTTCAGTTACACTATAGTTGCTCACATTGCATATAACCAGGAGACAGCCAGATAATGTTTACTGCAGTGATTTTACAAATTCATCCTGGTCAATATAACAATTATTGTTCATGTCTTTATTGCCTTCCCATGGAGGGATTCATAATACCTACTTTCCTATTAAGGTTATTGACCAAATTTGCTCTAGATCTGTGCTCTCCAATTGGCTCATTAAATGtggctatttatttaaaattgaataaaatttaaaatgcggTTTTTCACTTCCATCAGCCTCATGTCAAGTGTTCCACAGTCACATGCGGCTAAGTGGCTGCTATATTGGACATTTCCATTGTTGCATAAAATTCTCTTGTACAGTGCTGCTCTAATAGTTATCTTCTTATATACATTTTAGTATACTTAAAAACCATTTAATACTAAAGTACAGATTAAATGATATAATCTGATTCGAAATaactggggagaagggagagttGGAGGGGTTATGGAGGAAACAAGATTTGCCATAAGTTGATAATTGTGAAGCTGGGTTTAGAGTTCATGGGAGCTCATTGTATTGTACTCATTATATAGAAATTTTgtacatgttttacatttttcacaataaaaatgtaagCAGAAGGATTAACCAGGAACTGTGCTCCCACCAGCACCTAGAAGTAGCTGTCTGTCAACGGGCATCTGAAATCTCACCCCCCACAGGCTGGCTCTTGTAGTGTAGTAAAGTTTTTAATCCTGCCACAGGACTTCTAAAGAACACATATagtaccacattttcatttaaGGTTTATTTCATTCTACCTGAAAACACACAAGTAGCAGCAGTCTCATGTTCCTTAAGTGTTTGAACTGCCCAAGTGAATCTTGTGGATAGAATGTGCtagattatattaaaaattccaTTGCTGCTGACATTAATTTgaacaaattcaaaataatgttctTAATGAAGAGAATAAAGTCCATTTACTCAGTGGTTGGTTCATACTTTATTTCACAGCCAGGTAAGTCAGTTTCTGTCTCTGGCTTTCCTGGTTAACAGCACCTGTGTCTGAAGAGAGGTGGAGGGAGTAGTAGAGAAAGTCCCTGGTAGGAGAGAGGCCTTAAGTGAACACCATCACTGTGCACTGAAGGGCTGTTTGAAGTTGTTAAGAGAAacatgtgggctgggcatggtgtctcacgcctgtagtcccagcactttgggaggccaagacaggtggattgcttgggcccaggagtttgaagccagcctgggcaacgtggttgagaccctgtctctacaaaaaaatagaaaaattagcaaggcatggtggtgtgcacctgtgatttcagctacttgggaggctgaggtgggaggattgcttgagcctgggagttcaaggctgcagtaagccaagatggtcccatgcactccaacctgggtgacagcgagatcctgtctcaaaaaaaaaaacaaaaccaaaacaacaacaacaacaacatgcgAACTTTGGTCTCCTACCCATCTCTAACAAATGGTGGGGCTTACTATGAGCAGAGAGGGGCTTATCATAGAGTAACGGTTCAGAGCAAGGGCTTTGGGGTCAGACTTGGGCTTGAGTGCCAGCTTCACAGTCAACTGTGACCTGAGAAAAGGGAAGAGTGAGCCCTTCCCAGCTGTTTCAGAGAATAATGGTAGAATAGTAGCCTGCACATGgctaagtgctcagtaaacaacAAGTCTTATTATTAGGTATTCCCTGGGGCCATATGTTTTATTTCAGCTAAATGCTGATATTCGTAGAATCATGTAGAAGAATGTGTAGGTATAAAGGAATGTAATGgtgcctttttattttacagggtTCTTGAAGCTTTTGAGATTAACAATGGCAGGAAAATCAtcactttttaaagtaattctcCTTGGAGATGGTGGAGTTGGGAAGAGTTCACTTATGAACAGATATGTAACTAATAAGTTTGATACCCAGCTCTTCCATACAATAGGtgtggaatttttaaataaagatttggAAGTGGATGGACATTTTGTTACCATGCAGATTTGGGACACGGCAGGTCAGGAGCGATTCCGAAGCCTGAGGACACCATTTTACAGAGGTTCTGACTGCTGCCTGCTTACTTTTAGTGTCGATGATTCACAAAGCTTCCAGAACTTAAGTAACTGGAAGAAAGAATTCATATATTATGCAGATGTGAAAGAgcctgagagctttccttttgtGATTCTGGGTAACAAGATTGACATAAGCGAACGGCAGGTGTCTACAGAAGAAGCCCAAGCTTGGTGCAGGGACAACGGCGACTATCCTTATTTTGAAACAAGTGCAAAAGATGCCACAAATGTGGCAGCAGCCTTTGAGGAAGCGGTTCGAAGAGTTCTTGCTACCGAGGATAGGTCAGATCATTTGATTCAGACAGACACAGTCAATCTTCACCGAAAGCCCAAGCCTAGCTCATCTTGCTGTTGATTGTTAGATTGTTGATGCATTCTAACCaactcacacatatacacaaaatcaACATGGGGATGGAGAAGAGAATTAGCGTTTGCAGCAGTGTATCATCtactaataaaattaaactaatgTTGCTGCTTCATTAGTTGGTGGGAGAAGGGACACATCCACTCTTGGAGGAATATATTTACTCAATAATGGCACCTTACATTTATAAATTGTAACAGTTGTCTAATAACGtttctttaatttaaatatgtaagtTGCAGAGCTAATAAATGAAATGACCAAgactttaattataataaaaataagaaacttgaCTATTCTAGAAGTTATACTTGGATTTTTTCCTGGGAAAATGGAGAACTactttttatatgtgtatgtttttatgcAATTAGCATTGTATTCTTGGTTCAGGGAAATACTTTCCTAAAGCAATAATGTTAGATATTAAAGATTAAAATCTAATGTATTTGCAATGCATTGTTAATTTACTTCTTCATTCTCTTCAAAATGATTTAACCATTCCTGTTTTCATTCTACATACTAGAATTACTCTCACTAGTAATTACTCATCATTTGTGTGCCATTcatgcacccccacccccataaaTCATGTTCCACAGTCTCAGGCGGAGGGTGGGCCCCCAGTGGTACAAGAGTTGCTTCATACAGTCTGTAATACATCCAGCTAAATTCAAGTTGTCTATGAATGGAAAGCCTTTCCATAGATAGAGTTCAGTTTTAAGAAAAAGGCTAACTACTGAACTTGGAGAACAGACAAATGTGCATTTGATAACTGATGTAATAATTACAATGTACTGTGTGGAAGATACAAAATTACAATTCGATTAATGgactaaatatttttgttactttcttGACCCTTGGGGAAAGTTTCTTAATTGAAGTTAAAACATTCCTTTATAACACAAGACACAAGCTGACTTTATCACTCTCAGAAGAAATACTAAGAAGGATTGTACTTTGTGAGAGGGTAAACGAAGACATCTTTATTCGGCAATGTATTTACTTAGTGTCTTCTCTATTACTGAACATTTAGTGATTTGCTCTCAAGGAGATTTTTTGTTAGAAAAAGACTTGTTGCAGTGATCAGACTTGATAAAGCAAATTGTGGTCTTTTGTGGATGAAGTTCATATGCTGTGTGGTTGGTGACTATCTGATTCTATGGAGGCTAACCAAAGCCTAGACTGAGTGTGGATGAGACCCTCAACTGGGGAGTGATGGGGATATCAAAGGACATGCTGGGTGAGAGGAGCTGACTGTCATGTAGGGAGTGAACCACTGCCCCCAGCAGAGATACAGTTCGGTTTTAAGAAAAAAggcaaggccaggcgcggtggctcacgcctgcaatcccaacacttttggaggtcAAGAGGTCGACACCATCCTTGACAACATGGtgaacccggtctctactaaaaatacaaaaattagttgggcatcgtgcctgtagtcccagcttctcggaaggctgacgcaggagaatcacttgaacccggaaggtggaggttgcagtgagccgagatcacatcactgcactccagcctggtgacagtgagactccacctcaaaaaaaaaaaaaaaaaaaaaaaaagcaaactactgAACTGGAGAACAGACAAACCTGCATTTGTTAACTGATGTAACAATTACAATGTGCTGTGTGGAAGATACAAAATTACAATTCATTAATGgactaaatgtttttatttttcaccctTGGGGAAAGTTTCCTAGTTGAAGTTAAAACATTCCTACTATTACttgtcttagaagaaaacctttttatatttctgtacaaacttttcattttaatattgtgACACCACCATGCAAGTTCTCACACAATATCCGTGTCTTGTAGAGTAGTGAAGTGTTTGTTAAGTAGAAAAACACACCAGTGTGGTACCCAGTGAAAGGTGGTGTCTGGAGAGTCAGTGGTTTCTGGAACTCTGGACTGTCAACCAGGAAGTGTTGAagtgactgaaaaattaaagcacATGGGTAATAGCATGGGCAGAGCAGAGACTGAGACGATCTATGTCCATGCCAAAGGAAGCATCCTAGTAAGTTTCTGGCTATGGCAAGATGACAAAACTCGGTGTACGTTTTATCTGGATCACTTTTGGAGCACTAAAGCAGATAACCAACTTTGTGCTAACATACATGTGCTCAGGAGAGCCTGATTTTAAGACTGACTTCACCCCATTGCTCTTGTGTTCCAGAACCTTCAAGGAACATCACCTACCAGATCCAAGCTTTGCCAGCTTAGCTTTCCTCATGATCAgctcctatctatctatcaatcaatcagCTGTCAGTTCCACCCATGTGCCCAAGTGCTCTTCACACCTTCACACCTGCAATGCTTTCCTGTGCAGCCTACCTTGGAGGTCCCACTCAATGCTCCACTTCCCTTCCAGCTCCTTTGAAGACTCAGTCACACATGAAATTTGGCATTTAACTTTAGTAATATACTCACAAGTGTGTTACTAGTGCCTACCTCACCTTCACCAGCCTGGAGAAAAGGCTATTTTCAGGGTACCACTGTTGTGCAGCTGAGCCAAGTCTTCCTGCTCTCAATCAATCACCCTGCTGCTCTTGGCTGCCCTGCATCACAGCCCTCTGGATGATATGCTCATTGAGGGAGGGGCCaactatatacaaaaaaatacacgTTTGCTGAAATTACTCCTAGATTTCTAGATGAGTATGTAAATTTTTCTGCTCCCAAAGCTCTGGCATCTAGTTTGAGTCAATCTGAGCTCTATAACAGGTGAAGACATCATATTAGTTTGCAGACTAGACTATCAATAGGAGAAATAGGACGAAAGCAGCACTTTAAAAATGGATATTAAACTACCACGATCTTGAGCAAACATCTTTATTTAAGAAATCAAATAGGGTAAAAATTATGCAATTTCACACAAGGATACAAGACAAAGCTTAGAATTACTTGCTCAAAAGTTACTCAGAATGGAACAAAATTGTTCAAGTGCTCCCAATTAGCACAGGCTGTATTACTTGCTTTTCAATGGACATTTACTATTTTACATTAAGATCTACTTATAGGAACAAAGAGACAATTCCCAGCCCCCTCTGGTGTATCACCTAAAAGACTGAATACAAATGTTAATGTAATCCAAGCTTTTCTTTGACAACAATACTAAAAATTGCCTTACAATTTTTTACAAGTACGAGTATCAACAGTTTACTGTCTGAGGGAAaggaaatataagaatataaagtGACAGAAGCAACACACTTCACTGTGGCCTGCAACTGCTCCCAGCGTCCTATTTTATAAACATGATTTGGGTTCTCACATTATAGCAGGATCACTATTCCTAGCCTCTGGTGGAAGCAGACATGTGACACTTAGCACTGCACAAGTGTTTCTTTGGCTTCTTGAGTAGTGCTGTGTATACTGCctatacatttttataacatcTCTAAATGCATAATGTCAACGTATGTGCTATCACATTTCACTCCCAACtgcagaatattttaattttaaatttatctacCAAATCTTGACTATGACATTTATTTTTGGGTTGTTACATTAAGATCAACctatctgggccgggcacggtggctcacacctgtaatcccagcactttgggaggctgaggcaggagaattgcttgaagtcaggaggcagaggttacggtgaaacaactgccattgcactccagcctggacaacagagcgaaactccatctcaaaaaaaaaaaaaaaaccccaaagatcAACCTATCTGAATTGGGTAAGTCAAAAGCTtattcctggccgggcacggtggttcatgcctgtaatcctagcactttgggaggctgaggcgggtggatcaactgaggtcaggagtttgaaaccagcccggccaaaatagcgaaaccccgtctctactaaaaacacaaaaattagccaggtgtggtggtgcatgcctgtaatcccagctactcgggaggctgaagaaggagaattgcttgaacccaggaggtggaggttgcagtgagccaagactgtgccactgcactccagcctgcacaacaggagcaagactccatctc
It encodes:
- the RAB9A gene encoding ras-related protein Rab-9A isoform X1, with translation MAGKSSLFKVILLGDGGVGKSSLMNRYVTNKFDTQLFHTIGVEFLNKDLEVDGHFVTMQIWDTAGQERFRSLRTPFYRGSDCCLLTFSVDDSQSFQNLSNWKKEFIYYADVKEPESFPFVILGNKIDISERQVSTEEAQAWCRDNGDYPYFETSAKDATNVAAAFEEAVRRVLATEDRSDHLIQTDTVNLHRKPKPSSSCC